TTCCTCCACAATATATTTCTCATATTCGAGAATTTCACGAAGCGTTTTGCGGATGCTTTTTTCGTCGTCAATTACCAGGATCTTTGCCATAGATATTAGTTTAAAGTATTAAAAGTTATCCTTTATTATAAAACATACAATAAGTTGGCAAAAGGCAGTTAGCAGTTGGCAAAACATTATCCATTGCCAACTGTCGATTGCCAACTGCCAACTTTTTCCTATTTCATCAGCTCTCCCATCACACCTTCCTTCAGTGAGAATGTCGAAAGCCGCATATGTGTCAGTTTAAATTCCTTCACAACAAAACGCACCAACAAAGCAGCAAGCACTATCATATTAACCCGCATCAGCACAAGACCCTTCGTATTCAAACGCTGCTCATTATTTGAGACAATCAGTTCGTTGAAAATGGTGCTGACCTCATTCATATCAAAACTATACTCGGTTTTGTTATTTAAAACATCCGGTGTATGAAACCTGTGCGCGATTATTTCAGCGAATGAATCAAATGAACCCGAAGAACCGATCAACTCATTAACCGGAAATTGTTTGACCGCGGAATACAATGGCTTTAGTTCATCTCTTAAATAGTTCTCGATCGCATTGATCTCGGACGGAAGAATAGGGTCGGAAGGGTTAAACATTTCCAGCAAGCGCGAAACACCAAGTAAAAAACTATGTTTCCATAAGATCCTTTTGTTATCGGCAATGATAAACTCTGTACTACCCCCTCCAATGTCAATTATCAGAGCCGGTTTATTTCCTATATCCAGTCCCAACTGAACTCCTTTATAAATATACTCAGCCTCTTCTGCTCCAGATATTACCTTGATCCCGATCCCGATATCGGCGGCTCTTTTCAGGAAGGTCTCACTATTCGTTGCCTCACGTATTGCAGATGTTCCGAAGGCATATACTCTATCGACCTTATACTGTTTTATGATCGCTTTGTACTCTTCCAATGCGGCTATTCCCCGTTCAATAGCTTCCGGCATCAGCTGATTTTTGTTGATACCACCCTTACCCAGCTTAACAGGTAATTTGGTACTGTATTTAATTTGGTAGGCTTTAGAAGGAAGCAACTGCGCAATAAGAAGATTGAATGTATTGGTACCAAGATCTATTATAGCGACTAGCATAAATTGCGGAGTAATTAACGGCCAAAATTGCTGAATTTAAATATACGTAATTCTATTCCAAAGGAAAAAATCAACAATACATCAATTTAACCTTTGTAGAATAACCACTTCCACAACTCTTTATATGAAACCTTTTTGCCATACATTAAAATACCTGTACGGTAAATACGCGCGGCAAGCCAGGTGGTAAAAATAAAGCCGAGAACAAGCATTGACATCGATAATGCCAGTTCCCACATCGGAACTCCAAATGGTAACCGAACCATCATTATTACCGGCGATGTTAATGGTATTATCGAAAACCAAAATGCCAGCGAACTGCTTGGCTCCTGCATGATTGTTTGCGCCATCACAAATGAAAGCACCAAAGGAATGGTTATTGGCAGCATGAATTGCTGCGTATCTGTTTCGGCGTCAACCGCGGCACCAATGGCCGCAAACAGAGCGCTATACATCAGGTATCCGACAAGGAAATAAAACAAGAAACAAATTATGATGGAAACGAAATCGATTGACTTAAATGCATCAAATGCCTCGTATGCTTTATTGTCGTACAAACCCGGCTTATCCATTTTGAGCGCCTGCAAATTAGCCCCTTGCTTAAAGACTTCCTCCTTAACCATTTCTTTTTGCAACTTCTCCTTATTGACTCCGCTAAATAAAACAGATTGAACAGCAGTATAAATGGAAAACGTCAAAACCAGCCACAACAAGAATTGAGTCAACCCTACCAATGCTACACCAATTATTTTCCCCATCATCAATTGAAAGGGGCGTACAGAAGAAATGATAACCTCAACAATACGGCTTGTTTTTTCCTCAATAACTCCGCGCATAACCTGCGCACCGTATAAAAAGATGAACATATATATAAGCAAGCCTAAAATAAATCCCATGGTCATTTGCACCCCTGTACTGGTTCGTTCAGTAGAACCGGTCTCTGTAATTTTCTCGGTGATTAAATTGATGGAAGTCTGCGCATTCCTTATCGTCTTCAGATCTACATTACTCTTCTGAAGTTTAAAATTATATATCATCTCCTCTATATTCGACTTGATATACTCTTCAACAGCCATTCCCGGCTGCTCCTTATAATAAAACTTCACAGCGCCTCCGCCGGTAATTACATTTGAAGGGATGTGCAATATCCCTGTAAAATCGGTTTGATAAAAATCTTCCTGCGCTTTATCTATTGTAATTTCGGAGTAAATAAATTTTACGTTTTTACTTTGAGGGATACTATCGCGAAACAAAAAACTATCGTCTACAACTTCAATCTTCTGAGGATCTTCATGGTCACGCATGGCTAACCATACAGGCACAATAAGGAGTGATGACATTAACAATGGCCCCAATATGGTCATTATTATAAATGACTTCTTCTTTACACGCGTCAAATACTCACGCTGAATTATGAGAAATGTCTTGTTCATCCGTATCTATTCAGTCAATGAGGCCTGAGCTTCAACACTATTTCCTTCACCTACTTTTGCAATAAAAATATCATTCATCGTCGGAATTATTTCATGTAATCCCTGTATTTCCGCCGCACGCATTACAGCCTGCAACAGATCGTTAGGCGTATTACTTCCAAGCAATTTTACCTTTACCTTATTGATTTCACCATCCTGCCGCTGATCTAAAAGCTTTGCACCTGCCCACATAGCAGTTGTAAAACCAAGCATATTGCCTTTAAATTCTATTTCGTACGTATTGCTGCGATATGTTTTACGGATATCCTTTACAGAACCGTCCAGTATTTTTTTCGATTTGTTTATCAACGCAATCTCATCGCACAGCTCTTCCACCGACTCCATATTATGTGTAGAAAGCAATATGGTTGAACCATTCACTTTTAAACGCAATATCTCATTTTTAATAATGTTGGCATTGATGGGATCGAAGCCGCTGAAGGGCTCATCGAGTATCAACAACTTAGGCTCATGCAATACAGTAACTATGAATTGCACTTTTTGCTGCATCCCTTTCGAAAGCTCCTCCACTTTCCTTTTCCACCATGCCGTTATCTCGAATTTCTCAAACCACTCTTTTAATTTTATCATCGCCTCCGCACGCTTCATCCCTTTAAGCTGCGCGAGGTACAATGCCTGCTCCCCCACTTCCATCTTTTTGTACAAGCCGCGCTCTTCGGGCAAATAACCGATCTGAGAAATATGGTTTTGATTTAATTTTTCACCTTCAAAAAATAACTCGCCGCTATCAGGACCGGTGATTTGATTCATGATGCGGATCAACGAAGTTTTACCCGCTCCATTTGGCCCAAGCAACCCAAACACACTTTGTTTGCTGATTGAAATAGTCACATCATCAAGCGCAGTATGACTGGCGTATTGCTTAGAGATATTCTTAGCCGTAAATAAATCCATAAACCTTATAAATTGTGAACAGTAATTAAGTTATTAGGGGATTAAGTTATTTAGGCATCACGTGTAATACACCCCCTAAATAACCTAATAACTCAATAACTCCTTTCTCTACTCAAAGTACTGTTTCATCCTCTCAAAAAAACCCTTCTCATTACCGGTCGGATGTGGTTTAAAATTTTCAGACTCCCGCAATTGTTCAAGGGCACGGTGTTCTTCCCGGGAAAGTTTCTGAGGTGTCCACACATTAATGTTGATCAACAGATCGCCCCGCCCATAGCCGTTTATATCAGGAATTCCTTTTCCTTTCAGGCGTAAGACTTTTCCACTCTGCGTACCTGGTTCAATTTTAACTTTCGCTTTGCCGTCAATGGTAGGTACTTCAATACTTGTTCCGATAGCAGCATCAATAAAGCTTACATAGTGGTCGTAAAATAAATTCACACCGTCGCGCTTCAACTGCTCATGTTCGATCTCTTCAATTACCACAATAAGATCGCCTGCAATACCGCTGCGGGGCCCCGCATTTCCTTTGCCGCTGACCGATAGCTGCATTCCATCACCAACGCCTGCCGGAATTTGTATTGTTATAACATCTTCAGCCTTAACTATTCCATCACCAAAACAAACTTTGCATTTATCTGTAATGATCTGACCTTCGCCACCGCATGTAGGACAAGTACTGCTGGTTTGCATTTGTCCGAGTATGGTATTGGTAACACGGGTTACATGCCCGCTCCCCCTGCAGGTTGAACATTTTGTATGGCCTGAGCCTTTGTGTGCGCCGGTTCCATGACAGGAAGTACAGGAAATATATTTATTGACCTTTATTTTCTTCTCAACACCATTCGCGATCTCTTCAAGATTGAGCTTCACCTTCACCCGAAGGTTAGAACCCCTGTTCACTCTGCGTCCTCCACCACCTCCACCGAAACCACTAAAGCCTCCACCGCCTCCGCCAAAAATATCTCCAAACTGACTGAAAATATCCTCCATACTAAATCCACCTCCGCTAAAACCTCCATTACCGCCACCCATTCCGGCATGTCCGAATTGGTCGTAACGCTGCTTTTTCTCAGAGTTGCTTAATACTTCGTATGCTTCGGCCGCTTCCTTAAATTTTTCTTCAGCCGCTTTATCACCCTGATTTTTATCGGGGTGATATTTAATAGCCATTTTGCGGTATGCCTTCTTTATTTCATCAGCACCGGCACTGCGCGACACTCCAAGTATTTCGTAAAAATCTCGTTTCGGCATTTTTTATTATTTAAATTTTGTTCTCTGAATATACTCTAACACTTCCGATAAAGTAATTTCAGTGCTTTCATATATTTTATTTTCAATGTGCTTATGATGTGGATAAGTCAACAATTTTTTATGATGTGGTGCATTATCCCACCTGATTATCATATCAGCATTCTTGTCCTGCCAATGGTATGAATAATTACGCTCTCCTCCTTTATCGAAATACTCTTTCACATACAACTCCGAATCATTTTTAAAGATTAGTCTGATCTTATAATAAAAACCTGATGACCATTTTTCATAGTCAATGACCTCATAGGCTTTAACAAATTTTAACCTGCTAAGCGACCCTAAAATTTCCACGCTCTATGTCTTTAATTTTATCACTTAGCTCATTAAATACATTTACATACGCTTTCCATTCTATATAATCATCCCAGTATTCAAAATCTTCTTTTGATGATTTCTTTACCTTTTTTTCAAATATTTTAAACTCCGAAGCATATTTAGCCTTGTAAAAATTAAGCTTGTCCTTAACATTATTTAGCTGAGCCAAAGATTCCAGCAACAAGCTGTTTTTAATTTCTGTCTTTTTAATAATTCTCATTTTTTATTTTTTTGCATTTTAACTTCCCACAATCACTTTTGCAAACCGTATTACTTTCCCGTTCAATGAATATCCTTTTTCTACTACATCAACCACCTTGCCTTTCAGATCATCGCCTGGGGCAGGGATATTTGTAATGGCTTCATGCAGATCGGCATCAAACACCTGGCCCATTGGTTCCATTGGAGTCAAACCCTTTTGGGCTAAATTATTCTTTAACTTATTATAAATAAGAGCAAATCCTTCTTTCACAGGAGCAATATCTGTAATACCTTCATTTACTTTAATAGCCCTTTCAAAATCATCCAAAACAGGAAGTAACAGTTTATAAACATCTTCGCCCGCGGCCATCATATACTCGATCTTCTCCTTCGCCGTACGCTTACGGTAATTATCATATTCCGAATATAAACGCAAATACTTGTCATTTAATTCAGCCACCTTTTCTTCCAACTCAGCTACTTTATCCTTTGGCACTTCAGGTAAGCTTTCTTCCTGCTTTTGCTCGGTGGTTTCCTCTGACGGATTCATATTTTTATCGTTTTCTTCAGTATTCATTTTCATTAAAATTCTTATATGTTTTTAAGTGTTATCGCCACTCTTCAAATAACCTGCCAGCAAATATAATAAGTCAATTTGTCATAATAACAATAAAAAAGACAGGCATAACCCTGTCTTTTTCAACATATTAAATCGAATATGGCCTATTGAGCCAACAGTTTATCCAGTGCCTCTTCCAAAGCAGGTCCGCGAAGCGCTTTACCAACAATAACACCACGTCCGTCGAGTAAAAAATTAGTGGGAATAGAGTTTACACCATACTTTTGAGCAGCCTCGGAATACCAACCTTTCAGGTCACTTACATGTTCCGGCCAGGAGAGCTGATCTTTTTGAATAGCCCTCAGCCACGCATCTTTGTTCTGATCGAGCGACACACTATAAATCGCAAATCCCTTTCCGTCTTTGAACTTTTTGTCTTTGTACTTATTGTAAGCGGCCACCACATTTGGATTTTCCATGCGGCAAGGACCACACCACGATGCCCAAAAATCTTTTCCCTCAGGACTCATATATTTTAATTCAGGGGCAGAGTTACCCTTTTCAAGTCCAATGGCATTACCCGATTGTTTAACATCAGTTTTATATATAAAACCAAAAGTTAATATTGCGGCGACGGCAACAGATAAGATTATGTTTGTACGCTTCATTTTTATTGCTTTTTAAATTCAACTATAAATCTACTCATTTTCTTACAATTTCCGCGCCAAGTTTCTTCAAACGTGTATCAATGTGCTGATAACCCCGGTCAATTTGCTCAATATTATGAATAGTACTTTTCCCTTCGGCCGAAAGAGCGGCAATTAACAGCGATACCCCTGCTCTTATATCGGGTGAGGTCATTGATATTCCGCGTAATTTATGATGCCGGTTAAGACCAATAACAGTTGCCCTGTGCGGATCGCATAAAATGATCTGTGCACCCATGTCGATAAGTTTATCCACAAAGAACAGACGGCTTTCAAACATCTTTTGATGGATAAGTACTGTTCCTTTTGCCTGGGTGGCTGTAACCAATACTATACTTAATAGGTCAGGTGTAAAACCCGGCCATATCGCGTCGGCAACTGTTAAAATTGAACCATCTATAAAAGTATCTATCTCATAACTCTCTTGCCGTGGAATAAAAATATCATCGCCCCTGCGTTCCAGTTTTATACCAAGGCGCTGAAAAACACCGGGAATGATCCCGAGATGGTCATACCCCACCCCCTTAATTGTGATCTCACTTTGAGTCATCGCGGCAAGGCCAATAAAACTGCCTACTTCGATCATATCCGGAAGCATGCGGTGCCTGCAGCCTTTTAGTTTATCAACACCCTCGATAGTCAGTAAGTTTGAACCCACCCCTGATATTTTAGCCCCCATACTGTTCAACATCTTGCAAAGCTGCTGCAGGTATGGCTCGCAAGCGGCATTGAAAATAGTTGTTGTACCTTCGGCCATTGATGCTGCCATTACAATATTGGCTGTTCCGGTTACAGAAGCTTCGTCCAGCAGCATATAGGCTCCCTTCAATCGTTTGGCTTCGACTTTATAAAACTCAGTGCCTGTATCATAAGTAAATTTTGCCCCCAGGTTTTGAAACCCTATAAAGTGTGTATCTAACCGCCTTCTGCCAATTTTATCACCCCCGGGTTTCGGAATAAAACCTTTACCAAAGCGGGTAAGTAATGGACCCACAATCATAATAGATCCGCGCAGAGCCGAACCTTGCTTTTTAAAATCAGGCGATTCAAAAAAACCGGTATTTACATCATCGGCCTGGAAAGTATATTCTTCATGTCCTGTCTTTTCAACTTTTACATTTAATGAACGCAGCAGGTCGATAAGCTTGTTTACATCAACAATATCAGGAATATTACTGATCGTAACTTTTTCGGGTGTTAACAGAACAGCGCAAAGTATTTGCAGCGCTTCGTTTTTTGCACCTTGCGGCACCAGCTCACCTTTAAGCTCGCGACCACCTGTTATTTCGAATGAGGCCATGGGGGAAAAGTTAATAGTTGTTGGTTGTCAGTTGTTAGGCTTGTACAAAAATGACATATTACAACATTAGTTTTGCAATAAAATTGAAATAACTATTAACAAGTGATGTTTAACAATTTGGAGAAAAAATGCATAAGTGTATGTGGGATACAAAGACACAAACAACTGACAACTGACAACCAACTCAACGCCCTCCCTTATACGGGTTATTCCGTTTAAACTTGCCGTGTTTATTGTCGTGGCGATGGCCGCCTTTGTGTTTACTCCCTTCGCTACCGCTACTATCACCAAATTTTTTGGTACGGTTACGGGCAAGGATATCGTTGGTATGACTTAATTTGGAGGCGTCTTTAAGCTTCAATTCACCATCTGACAATTCTTCCAGGTGCTTCAAAATAACTTCATCATTTACCGAATCGCGGTTCCAGGTAAGGTATGATCGTTTCAGAAGATTGGCGATCACTTCTATGAGATACGTTTTTTCTTCACCTTCTTTATACTCCTTGGCTTTCTTAATAATATTCTCAAGCACCTTGCCATAAGGCTTGTATTTTATTTTACCCGAAGGATATTTTATCAGCTCGGGCTTGGTGATGAATGTTTCACGTGTTGGTTTAGGATAAGGAGAATCTACATCCAGCTTAAAGTCAGATATGATAAAAATATGATCCCACAGCTTATGTTTAAAATCAGTCACATCACGTAAATGCGGATTCAACTGACCCATAACTGCTATAATGGCCTGCGCCACTTTATTGCGCTCAGCGCGGTCTTTTACAGTAATTGCAAATTCAACCATGCGTTGAATATTCCGCCCGTATTCAGGCAGTACCAAATGCGGCAAGCCAGAATTGTAGTCCATAAATTCAAGGACATTCTTGTCTACCTTTTTAATTTCCTTCTTGATAATTGTAGGGGTATTTGTTAGTGTAAGTGTATAATGCTGACAGTAAATACAGACATCACGCAAAAATATGGATTTTATCACAAAAACCAAGCACAAAAAGTGCCGATTTGCCTTTTTAAATCCATTTGTAATGGTTAAATTTGCCTTCCTTTTATTTTAATCCAATTATTGACATTTTATGAAGTTTTTAGTTTGTATCAGCAATGTTCCTGACACCACTACAAAGATCAGTTTTGTTGACGGAAAAGCACTAAATACCGCCGGAGTTCAATTTGTCATCAACCCTTACGACGAAATAGCGTTAACACGCGCCCTTGAGCTGAAAGAAGCCCTTGGAGGAACGGTTACCGTTATTAATGTAGGCGGTGCAGGTACTGAACCTACGCTCCGCAAAGCCTTGGCGATTGGTGCCGATGACGCGATAAGGGTGAATGCCGAACCTGTTGATGCCTACCAGGTGGCTGCGCAGATAGCGGGTGTTGTTAAAACAAATCAATACGATGTTATTTTAACCGGCCGCGAATCCATCGATTACAATAGCGGACAGGTAGCAGGCATGCTGGGTGAATTACTTGAAATTCCTTCAATAAGCGTAGCTACAAAACTCGATATTAACGGAACTGAAGCCACAATTGAACGCGAGATAGATGGCGGCAAAGAAGTGCTGACCACAACCCTGCCCTTTGTTGCCAGCGCGCAAAAAGGCATGAGCGAACCACGGATTCCGAATATGCGCGGCATTATGTCGGCCCGCACAAAACCCTTACAGGTTGTTGAACCATCGGGTGACGCTAAACTAACCAGCTCTTTGCTTTATGAGCTGCCTCCTGCCAAACAGGCCTGTAAAATGATAGCCCCCGATAAAATGGATGAACTTGTCGGGTTGTTACATAATGAAGCTAAGGTGATATGAAAATGTTGTTGGTTGTCAGTTGTCATGACCAACATCAATCTGAAACAATCAAATAGGAACCGACAACCAACATCAAATAACTAACAACTATATGTCTGTACTCGTATTCGCAGAAAATTGGGATGGAAAATTCAAGAAGTCGACTTTCGAAGCAGTTTCTTATGCGGGCGAGATCGCAAAAAAAATATCAACCACCGTTTCCGCAATAGTTATCGGGAATGTGAGTGATGATGATCTGAAGAGTCTTGGCAAATACGGTGCAGCTAAAGTTCTGAATGTGAAGAACGATAGATTGAACACTCTTGTTCCACAAGCTTATACCAGCATTATTGCCGAAGCCGCTCAAAAAGAAGCCGCAACTGTGCTTGTGTTTTCTCATACCTACAGCGGAAAAAATATTGCGGGCCGCGTTGCCGCACGGCTGAAAGCCGGATTGGTAGCTGGCGCCACAGCCTTACCTTCAAACACATCTCCCTTTACCGTTCGAAAAAAATGTTTTTCAGGCAAAGGGTTGACAGATGTTGCTGTTACATCCGATATAAAAGTGCTGTCAC
This window of the Bacteroidota bacterium genome carries:
- a CDS encoding nucleotide exchange factor GrpE, translated to MKMNTEENDKNMNPSEETTEQKQEESLPEVPKDKVAELEEKVAELNDKYLRLYSEYDNYRKRTAKEKIEYMMAAGEDVYKLLLPVLDDFERAIKVNEGITDIAPVKEGFALIYNKLKNNLAQKGLTPMEPMGQVFDADLHEAITNIPAPGDDLKGKVVDVVEKGYSLNGKVIRFAKVIVGS
- a CDS encoding ABC transporter ATP-binding protein — translated: MDLFTAKNISKQYASHTALDDVTISISKQSVFGLLGPNGAGKTSLIRIMNQITGPDSGELFFEGEKLNQNHISQIGYLPEERGLYKKMEVGEQALYLAQLKGMKRAEAMIKLKEWFEKFEITAWWKRKVEELSKGMQQKVQFIVTVLHEPKLLILDEPFSGFDPINANIIKNEILRLKVNGSTILLSTHNMESVEELCDEIALINKSKKILDGSVKDIRKTYRSNTYEIEFKGNMLGFTTAMWAGAKLLDQRQDGEINKVKVKLLGSNTPNDLLQAVMRAAEIQGLHEIIPTMNDIFIAKVGEGNSVEAQASLTE
- the dnaJ gene encoding molecular chaperone DnaJ encodes the protein MPKRDFYEILGVSRSAGADEIKKAYRKMAIKYHPDKNQGDKAAEEKFKEAAEAYEVLSNSEKKQRYDQFGHAGMGGGNGGFSGGGFSMEDIFSQFGDIFGGGGGGFSGFGGGGGGRRVNRGSNLRVKVKLNLEEIANGVEKKIKVNKYISCTSCHGTGAHKGSGHTKCSTCRGSGHVTRVTNTILGQMQTSSTCPTCGGEGQIITDKCKVCFGDGIVKAEDVITIQIPAGVGDGMQLSVSGKGNAGPRSGIAGDLIVVIEEIEHEQLKRDGVNLFYDHYVSFIDAAIGTSIEVPTIDGKAKVKIEPGTQSGKVLRLKGKGIPDINGYGRGDLLININVWTPQKLSREEHRALEQLRESENFKPHPTGNEKGFFERMKQYFE
- a CDS encoding phosphatase, translating into MLVAIIDLGTNTFNLLIAQLLPSKAYQIKYSTKLPVKLGKGGINKNQLMPEAIERGIAALEEYKAIIKQYKVDRVYAFGTSAIREATNSETFLKRAADIGIGIKVISGAEEAEYIYKGVQLGLDIGNKPALIIDIGGGSTEFIIADNKRILWKHSFLLGVSRLLEMFNPSDPILPSEINAIENYLRDELKPLYSAVKQFPVNELIGSSGSFDSFAEIIAHRFHTPDVLNNKTEYSFDMNEVSTIFNELIVSNNEQRLNTKGLVLMRVNMIVLAALLVRFVVKEFKLTHMRLSTFSLKEGVMGELMK
- a CDS encoding DUF4290 domain-containing protein gives rise to the protein MDYNSGLPHLVLPEYGRNIQRMVEFAITVKDRAERNKVAQAIIAVMGQLNPHLRDVTDFKHKLWDHIFIISDFKLDVDSPYPKPTRETFITKPELIKYPSGKIKYKPYGKVLENIIKKAKEYKEGEEKTYLIEVIANLLKRSYLTWNRDSVNDEVILKHLEELSDGELKLKDASKLSHTNDILARNRTKKFGDSSGSEGSKHKGGHRHDNKHGKFKRNNPYKGGR
- the murA gene encoding UDP-N-acetylglucosamine 1-carboxyvinyltransferase, which produces MASFEITGGRELKGELVPQGAKNEALQILCAVLLTPEKVTISNIPDIVDVNKLIDLLRSLNVKVEKTGHEEYTFQADDVNTGFFESPDFKKQGSALRGSIMIVGPLLTRFGKGFIPKPGGDKIGRRRLDTHFIGFQNLGAKFTYDTGTEFYKVEAKRLKGAYMLLDEASVTGTANIVMAASMAEGTTTIFNAACEPYLQQLCKMLNSMGAKISGVGSNLLTIEGVDKLKGCRHRMLPDMIEVGSFIGLAAMTQSEITIKGVGYDHLGIIPGVFQRLGIKLERRGDDIFIPRQESYEIDTFIDGSILTVADAIWPGFTPDLLSIVLVTATQAKGTVLIHQKMFESRLFFVDKLIDMGAQIILCDPHRATVIGLNRHHKLRGISMTSPDIRAGVSLLIAALSAEGKSTIHNIEQIDRGYQHIDTRLKKLGAEIVRK
- a CDS encoding TlpA family protein disulfide reductase; the encoded protein is MKRTNIILSVAVAAILTFGFIYKTDVKQSGNAIGLEKGNSAPELKYMSPEGKDFWASWCGPCRMENPNVVAAYNKYKDKKFKDGKGFAIYSVSLDQNKDAWLRAIQKDQLSWPEHVSDLKGWYSEAAQKYGVNSIPTNFLLDGRGVIVGKALRGPALEEALDKLLAQ
- a CDS encoding ABC transporter permease — protein: MNKTFLIIQREYLTRVKKKSFIIMTILGPLLMSSLLIVPVWLAMRDHEDPQKIEVVDDSFLFRDSIPQSKNVKFIYSEITIDKAQEDFYQTDFTGILHIPSNVITGGGAVKFYYKEQPGMAVEEYIKSNIEEMIYNFKLQKSNVDLKTIRNAQTSINLITEKITETGSTERTSTGVQMTMGFILGLLIYMFIFLYGAQVMRGVIEEKTSRIVEVIISSVRPFQLMMGKIIGVALVGLTQFLLWLVLTFSIYTAVQSVLFSGVNKEKLQKEMVKEEVFKQGANLQALKMDKPGLYDNKAYEAFDAFKSIDFVSIIICFLFYFLVGYLMYSALFAAIGAAVDAETDTQQFMLPITIPLVLSFVMAQTIMQEPSSSLAFWFSIIPLTSPVIMMVRLPFGVPMWELALSMSMLVLGFIFTTWLAARIYRTGILMYGKKVSYKELWKWLFYKG
- a CDS encoding electron transfer flavoprotein subunit beta/FixA family protein; translation: MKFLVCISNVPDTTTKISFVDGKALNTAGVQFVINPYDEIALTRALELKEALGGTVTVINVGGAGTEPTLRKALAIGADDAIRVNAEPVDAYQVAAQIAGVVKTNQYDVILTGRESIDYNSGQVAGMLGELLEIPSISVATKLDINGTEATIEREIDGGKEVLTTTLPFVASAQKGMSEPRIPNMRGIMSARTKPLQVVEPSGDAKLTSSLLYELPPAKQACKMIAPDKMDELVGLLHNEAKVI